The Cohnella abietis genome has a segment encoding these proteins:
- a CDS encoding adenylosuccinate synthase → MTVMAIVGANWGDEGKGKMADIHAANSAYVVRYQGGSNAGHTIINDYGKFSLHMLPSGVFNPSVINVIGPGVALDADELLRERETLLARGVPEPQIKISERAQIVLPIHRLFDELEEDRLGASGFGSTRRGIAPFYADKYAKLGIQVADLYDVKRLSSRIERLLAIKNVLLVHLYGKQPIQVNELLPNLIELGKKLKPFVCDTTKLLHSAYAKGEAILLEGQLGALRDPDHGIYPFTTSSSTLSGFAAVGAGLPPYAITNVMAVVKAYSSCVGAGPFVSELDNREADELRRRGGDAGEYGATTGRPRRMGWFDVVATRYGCKLQGATTVALTNLDVLGYLYEIPVCVAYELNGGIVTDDFPMTSDLDHAKPVLQSLPGWKSDISNVRTFEDLPEAAQQYVNFVESSIGVKVSCISVGPHRDQIIER, encoded by the coding sequence TTGACAGTAATGGCGATCGTTGGAGCGAATTGGGGAGACGAAGGAAAGGGCAAGATGGCAGATATTCATGCGGCAAACTCAGCTTACGTAGTAAGGTATCAAGGAGGAAGTAACGCAGGACATACGATCATTAACGACTATGGAAAATTCTCTTTACACATGCTACCTTCTGGTGTATTCAATCCTAGTGTCATTAACGTCATTGGCCCGGGAGTTGCTTTAGATGCGGATGAGCTGCTGCGAGAACGGGAGACTTTGTTAGCTAGGGGCGTACCGGAACCTCAAATCAAGATCTCGGAGAGAGCACAGATCGTATTGCCTATACATCGACTGTTCGATGAGTTGGAAGAGGATAGGCTTGGAGCAAGCGGATTCGGCTCTACGAGACGGGGGATTGCGCCATTCTATGCTGACAAATACGCTAAGCTGGGTATTCAGGTGGCGGATTTATACGATGTTAAACGGCTGAGTAGCCGGATTGAACGATTGCTCGCCATTAAGAACGTCTTACTCGTACACCTATACGGTAAGCAGCCAATTCAAGTGAACGAACTTTTGCCGAATTTAATAGAATTGGGAAAAAAGCTAAAGCCCTTTGTCTGTGATACCACGAAACTCCTGCATAGCGCATATGCAAAAGGTGAGGCGATATTGCTGGAGGGTCAACTCGGAGCGCTTCGCGATCCTGATCATGGCATTTATCCATTCACTACATCATCATCGACATTGTCTGGATTTGCGGCGGTTGGTGCCGGGCTTCCACCGTATGCGATTACGAATGTAATGGCAGTGGTTAAGGCTTATTCATCGTGCGTCGGTGCGGGCCCTTTTGTCTCCGAGCTGGATAATAGGGAAGCGGATGAGCTTCGCCGGCGAGGCGGAGATGCGGGAGAGTACGGAGCAACAACGGGCCGTCCCAGACGGATGGGATGGTTCGATGTCGTAGCGACCCGTTACGGCTGTAAATTGCAAGGAGCTACTACAGTTGCTTTGACCAATCTTGATGTCCTCGGTTACTTGTATGAAATCCCAGTGTGCGTTGCCTACGAGCTCAATGGAGGAATCGTTACTGATGATTTCCCAATGACTTCTGATCTGGATCACGCAAAGCCTGTTCTGCAAAGTTTACCAGGTTGGAAAAGTGATATTTCAAATGTCAGAACGTTCGAAGATCTACCCGAGGCTGCACAGCAATACGTTAATTTTGTTGAGTCGTCTATTGGTGTTAAAGTTTCCTGTATATCCGTCGGTCCGCATAGAGATCAAATAATCGAACGATAG
- a CDS encoding CvfB family protein, with translation MNLTAGTLQELWVRREVSPHGWFLGFGAEEGPEVLLPYGEVIGDRPQVGTEIEVFLFHDDKERITATLRKPLLVLGEMARLKVADFHPHFGFFLEMGIGRQLLLPLKQFPLERKNVWPQTGDELFVVMKQDKEGRMLARLAKIDDFAPHIFRAPTSWLHEWREGWVTDVYRDGVFTLIDGGVVGFGALGYIHEGSMIHPLRIGQKFNARVTQVREDGRVSLSVRASKETGRLEDADRILAFIKERPGGAMPYSDQTSADDIQRRFQLSKSAFKRALGKLMKEGLITQKGNWTHLVEAQQADKPDSQSEDDSN, from the coding sequence ATGAATCTGACAGCCGGAACCTTACAAGAGCTGTGGGTTCGTCGGGAGGTATCTCCTCATGGCTGGTTTCTCGGTTTCGGAGCGGAAGAAGGGCCGGAAGTTCTTCTTCCTTACGGCGAAGTTATCGGAGATAGACCACAGGTTGGTACGGAGATTGAGGTATTTCTGTTTCATGATGATAAGGAGCGCATAACGGCAACCTTGCGTAAGCCATTGCTCGTGTTAGGTGAGATGGCGAGGCTTAAGGTTGCGGATTTTCATCCGCATTTTGGATTTTTCCTAGAGATGGGAATTGGAAGACAGTTGCTGTTGCCACTAAAGCAATTTCCGTTAGAGCGTAAAAATGTCTGGCCGCAAACTGGGGATGAGCTGTTCGTCGTTATGAAGCAAGACAAAGAAGGGCGTATGCTTGCACGTCTTGCCAAGATCGACGATTTTGCACCACATATATTCAGAGCTCCAACCTCTTGGCTGCATGAATGGCGAGAGGGCTGGGTAACTGACGTTTATCGTGATGGTGTATTCACGCTCATTGATGGCGGAGTGGTCGGGTTCGGTGCACTAGGCTACATACATGAAGGCTCTATGATCCATCCGCTGCGTATTGGTCAGAAGTTCAATGCCCGGGTTACGCAAGTTCGTGAGGATGGTCGGGTTTCCTTAAGCGTTCGCGCCAGTAAGGAAACGGGTCGACTTGAAGATGCTGATCGGATACTTGCGTTTATTAAAGAGCGTCCAGGCGGAGCTATGCCATATTCCGATCAGACAAGCGCAGATGATATCCAGCGCAGATTTCAATTGAGCAAATCTGCGTTTAAGAGAGCGTTAGGTAAGCTGATGAAGGAAGGTCTTATCACGCAAAAGGGTAATTGGACGCATCTTGTTGAAGCTCAGCAAGCGGACAAGCCAGACTCGCAATCCGAAGATGATAGCAATTAG
- the yqeK gene encoding bis(5'-nucleosyl)-tetraphosphatase (symmetrical) YqeK produces MNLEVLREATRQQMPEKRWKHTLGVVGSAIKLAKRYGGDPVKAELAALLHDYSKAWAIDRMEIIIREQNLPQDLLIYDKELWHSHVGAWAVQSEHGITDEEVLDAIRYHTSGRENMTKLDKIVCLADYIEPGRDFPGVSKIRELAKHSMEEALITAFGSTIEVLIERGKRIFPLTVLTRNDLIMQLKQQQSNKDIENGG; encoded by the coding sequence ATGAATCTTGAAGTTTTAAGGGAAGCTACACGGCAGCAAATGCCTGAGAAGAGATGGAAGCATACACTTGGTGTTGTCGGGTCGGCTATCAAGCTTGCAAAGCGTTATGGTGGTGACCCGGTCAAGGCCGAGCTAGCTGCTCTATTGCATGATTACTCCAAAGCCTGGGCGATTGATCGGATGGAAATCATCATTCGTGAGCAGAATTTACCGCAGGATCTTCTCATTTATGATAAAGAGCTGTGGCATTCGCATGTAGGGGCATGGGCAGTACAGTCTGAGCATGGTATAACGGATGAAGAGGTTCTTGATGCGATTCGTTACCATACTTCTGGGCGGGAAAACATGACGAAGCTGGACAAAATCGTTTGTTTAGCGGATTATATAGAGCCGGGCAGAGATTTCCCTGGGGTGAGTAAGATTCGCGAACTCGCTAAACATAGTATGGAAGAAGCTTTAATTACAGCTTTTGGTTCGACCATTGAAGTGTTGATCGAACGTGGGAAACGTATTTTTCCATTAACCGTATTAACACGAAACGATCTTATAATGCAGTTAAAACAACAACAATCAAATAAAGATATAGAAAACGGAGGCTGA
- a CDS encoding LysR family transcriptional regulator, with protein MTLDINMEWYRVFYWTAKTGSLTRAAERLHITQPAVSHTLKQLEGKLGGQLFFCTSKGVVLTTEGDVLFNHVEQAFSFMEIGEKRIAEMHNLNSGEINIGASDTLCKYFLLPYLEKFHIDHPGVRIRVTNRTSPETIALLKEGKIDFGIVNLPISDPKVSFRESSSLQECLVAGQAYASLANSPLTFEAITSFPLLMLEQGGSTRRFLDEYASSMNIKLLPEFELGSIDLLVQFARSGFGLAFVAREHVFEELSTEKLIEIPLEPALPARHIGIATHRGTPLSAASRRFLEMLP; from the coding sequence ATGACTTTGGACATTAATATGGAGTGGTACCGCGTCTTTTATTGGACAGCTAAGACAGGGAGCCTAACTAGAGCAGCCGAGCGGCTTCATATTACGCAACCAGCAGTGAGCCATACTCTCAAGCAGCTCGAAGGCAAGCTTGGTGGTCAGCTATTTTTTTGCACCTCAAAGGGAGTTGTACTTACGACGGAAGGCGATGTTCTATTCAACCATGTGGAGCAAGCGTTCAGCTTCATGGAAATCGGAGAAAAGAGAATTGCTGAGATGCATAACTTGAATAGCGGGGAAATCAATATCGGCGCGAGTGACACGTTATGTAAGTACTTTCTGTTGCCCTACTTGGAAAAATTCCATATTGATCATCCCGGTGTCCGAATCAGAGTAACTAATCGAACATCGCCTGAGACGATAGCATTGCTTAAGGAAGGAAAAATAGACTTTGGTATCGTTAACCTGCCTATATCGGATCCGAAAGTAAGCTTCCGTGAAAGCTCCTCACTACAAGAATGTCTCGTTGCAGGGCAAGCTTATGCATCGTTAGCTAACTCTCCCTTGACCTTTGAAGCTATTACTTCGTTTCCACTGCTAATGTTAGAGCAAGGGGGAAGCACACGCCGATTTCTTGACGAGTATGCCTCGTCGATGAACATTAAGCTTTTGCCGGAATTTGAACTCGGCAGCATTGACCTTCTCGTTCAATTTGCTCGTAGCGGTTTTGGGCTTGCATTTGTTGCTCGCGAGCATGTGTTTGAAGAATTATCAACGGAAAAGCTAATTGAAATTCCATTGGAGCCAGCTCTTCCCGCGCGTCACATTGGAATCGCGACACATCGTGGCACCCCTCTCTCAGCCGCATCGAGGCGGTTTCTTGAGATGCTTCCGTGA
- a CDS encoding class I SAM-dependent DNA methyltransferase: MRTYRQFSAVYDRLMEEMPYSEWMSFARQCWSKYGIPKTVVDLGCGTGNMSIPLARSGFSVFGIDLSSEMLSVARSKWDEPPGRGYREEAGTIRWLQQDMRDWELPQPVDAVISFCDCLNYLTEPEDVTAAIRQTYAGLAPVGLFLFDVHSPKQLERYAEDQPFVYDEKDVAYLWTCEYDTDRMEIEHSLTFFIQEEFTSGSGSGRSLYSRFEESHVQRAYDPSWISQQLTAVGFEILHHCADFTWDKPNEESERLFYVARKPE; encoded by the coding sequence ATGCGAACATACCGACAATTTTCTGCCGTCTATGACCGTTTGATGGAAGAAATGCCGTATTCCGAATGGATGAGCTTTGCCCGTCAGTGCTGGAGTAAATATGGCATACCGAAGACGGTTGTTGATCTTGGCTGCGGAACAGGCAACATGTCAATTCCACTTGCCCGGTCAGGCTTTAGTGTTTTCGGCATTGATTTATCGTCTGAGATGCTATCTGTCGCTCGCAGCAAGTGGGATGAACCGCCGGGGCGTGGCTACCGGGAAGAAGCAGGTACGATTCGCTGGCTACAGCAGGATATGCGAGACTGGGAGCTTCCTCAGCCTGTAGATGCTGTTATAAGCTTCTGTGATTGCTTGAACTACCTAACTGAGCCCGAGGACGTAACGGCGGCGATACGGCAAACCTACGCAGGTTTAGCGCCTGTTGGATTGTTCTTATTCGATGTTCATTCGCCGAAGCAATTGGAGCGTTATGCGGAAGATCAGCCTTTCGTCTATGATGAGAAGGACGTAGCTTACTTATGGACATGTGAATACGACACGGATCGTATGGAAATCGAGCATTCGCTTACGTTTTTCATTCAGGAGGAGTTCACTTCGGGTAGTGGCAGCGGTCGCTCGCTGTATAGCCGATTTGAAGAGTCACATGTACAGAGAGCTTATGATCCATCGTGGATCTCTCAGCAGCTTACGGCGGTGGGATTTGAAATTCTGCATCATTGTGCCGATTTCACTTGGGACAAGCCGAACGAGGAATCGGAACGATTATTCTACGTCGCACGTAAGCCGGAATAA
- the yqeH gene encoding ribosome biogenesis GTPase YqeH: MTQDTIRPPRCAGCGIPLHSEDPKKPGFVPVSSQDKEEAICQRCFRIKHYSEASSVTVDQDEFLKLLGGISSTNSLVVHIVDLFDFQGSIISGLQRFVGNNPVLLVVNKIDLFPPVTNWNRLRNWVQKQASEEGLKIVDVVLCSARRNIGFDRVVEAVNTYRQNRDVYVVGATNVGKSTLINRLISDYSDLKRELTVSRYPGTTLDAVHIPLDDGKSIIDTPGIVYSWRMSELIPRKDLAALLPDKPLKPLTYQLNEKQTLFFGSLARFDFVEGERQSFTAYLSSGVPIHRTKLERADELYEQHRGVMLTPPSLEDLDSIPPWTRHRLRIPPNSKQDVFISGIGWIQTNGKTGATVDVHAPRGVKVMLRESIL; the protein is encoded by the coding sequence TACAATCAGACCTCCTCGATGCGCGGGCTGTGGAATTCCGCTGCATAGCGAAGATCCTAAGAAGCCGGGTTTCGTGCCTGTTTCATCTCAAGATAAAGAAGAAGCAATCTGTCAGCGCTGCTTCAGGATTAAGCATTATAGTGAAGCTTCTTCTGTTACAGTAGATCAAGATGAGTTTCTTAAGCTGCTTGGAGGGATCTCTTCAACAAACAGTTTAGTTGTTCATATTGTTGACCTATTCGATTTTCAAGGCAGCATAATTTCAGGCTTGCAGCGTTTTGTCGGCAACAACCCGGTGTTGCTTGTTGTAAATAAGATTGATCTGTTCCCGCCGGTCACGAACTGGAATCGACTGCGCAACTGGGTTCAGAAGCAGGCAAGTGAAGAAGGCTTGAAAATTGTCGATGTGGTGTTATGCAGTGCGCGCCGCAATATTGGTTTTGATCGGGTAGTTGAGGCGGTCAATACTTATCGGCAGAATCGGGATGTCTATGTTGTCGGTGCAACTAATGTCGGCAAAAGCACTTTGATTAACCGTCTAATTTCGGACTATAGCGATTTGAAACGCGAGCTTACCGTTTCCCGATATCCAGGAACAACGCTTGATGCGGTTCATATTCCTCTTGATGATGGTAAAAGCATCATAGATACGCCGGGTATCGTCTATTCTTGGCGGATGTCGGAGCTTATTCCCCGCAAGGATTTGGCTGCCCTGCTTCCGGATAAGCCTCTTAAACCGCTAACCTATCAGTTGAATGAAAAGCAGACATTATTTTTCGGCTCATTAGCGCGGTTTGATTTTGTAGAAGGTGAACGTCAATCATTCACTGCATACTTATCTAGCGGAGTGCCTATTCATCGTACGAAGCTGGAGCGCGCTGATGAATTGTATGAACAGCATCGTGGTGTCATGTTGACTCCGCCTAGCTTAGAAGATCTAGACAGTATCCCGCCATGGACAAGGCATCGTTTAAGAATCCCGCCAAATTCTAAGCAGGATGTGTTTATTTCAGGAATCGGCTGGATCCAGACAAATGGTAAAACAGGAGCAACAGTTGATGTACATGCTCCGCGTGGAGTTAAAGTGATGCTAAGGGAAAGCATCCTATAA
- the rsfS gene encoding ribosome silencing factor, whose protein sequence is MAGSSEQLLKAVLNAAEEKKAHDVVALNLQGISLIADYFVICHGNSDTQVLSIASEIRKSAELSGKKVRMEGVDTARWVLVDMGDVVAHVFHRDEREYYHLERLWSDAKAVETV, encoded by the coding sequence ATGGCAGGAAGCTCAGAACAATTATTGAAAGCGGTGCTTAACGCAGCAGAAGAGAAAAAAGCACACGATGTCGTTGCCTTGAACTTACAAGGAATATCACTGATCGCGGATTATTTTGTTATTTGTCACGGAAATTCGGATACACAGGTGTTATCAATCGCATCTGAGATCCGCAAGAGCGCAGAGTTAAGCGGCAAGAAGGTGCGTATGGAAGGCGTTGACACGGCACGTTGGGTGCTAGTGGATATGGGAGATGTCGTTGCCCACGTATTCCATCGCGATGAGCGGGAGTATTATCATCTGGAACGTCTATGGTCCGATGCAAAGGCAGTTGAAACGGTATGA
- a CDS encoding nicotinate-nucleotide adenylyltransferase produces the protein MRKVGLLGGTFDPVHNGHLLAAQAACEAAKLDEVWFIPTLSPPHKPQPGESSDNRRQMLEEAIATNPAFRVEDIELQREGTSYTIDTVTALQEQYPDIMFYWIVGSDMVKDLPNWRKINELAERLSFIGLERPDQPADDTMLPVFIRRRLLRASMPPMGISSTDIRRRVKEGRSIRYMLPETVIDFIVRGHLYES, from the coding sequence ATGCGTAAAGTTGGTTTGCTCGGAGGAACGTTTGATCCAGTTCACAACGGCCATCTGCTTGCAGCGCAAGCGGCCTGTGAAGCAGCCAAGCTTGATGAAGTATGGTTTATTCCGACCTTGTCTCCCCCTCATAAGCCCCAGCCTGGAGAGAGCAGTGACAATCGCCGCCAAATGCTGGAGGAAGCCATTGCGACTAATCCCGCTTTCCGGGTAGAAGATATCGAATTGCAGCGCGAAGGCACTTCGTACACAATTGATACAGTTACTGCTCTGCAGGAGCAGTATCCCGATATTATGTTCTATTGGATAGTCGGATCCGATATGGTAAAAGACTTGCCTAATTGGCGGAAAATTAATGAGCTTGCCGAACGGCTGTCTTTTATCGGCTTAGAACGACCGGATCAGCCCGCTGATGATACTATGCTTCCGGTCTTCATTAGACGACGACTGCTAAGAGCGTCAATGCCTCCAATGGGCATTTCCTCCACCGACATTAGGCGACGGGTTAAAGAAGGGCGCTCCATCCGTTACATGCTCCCTGAGACGGTAATTGATTTCATTGTAAGGGGTCACTTATATGAATCTTGA
- the yhbY gene encoding ribosome assembly RNA-binding protein YhbY, translated as MLTGKQKRHLRSLAHHLTPIFQVGKGGTNDHLIRHIVEAIEVRELIKVSVLTNCSDDPREIGAELAEQSGSELAQVIGKTIVLYKESKDHKQIVLPRRSK; from the coding sequence ATGTTAACAGGAAAACAAAAACGTCATCTTAGGTCGCTTGCTCATCACCTAACCCCAATTTTCCAAGTGGGTAAAGGCGGTACGAATGACCATCTTATTCGTCATATTGTGGAAGCCATTGAAGTACGTGAGCTGATCAAAGTATCAGTATTGACGAATTGCTCCGACGATCCTCGCGAAATCGGTGCTGAGCTGGCAGAACAATCTGGCTCCGAGCTTGCTCAGGTTATCGGCAAAACAATCGTTCTCTACAAAGAATCCAAAGATCACAAACAGATCGTGCTACCACGTCGCTCTAAGTAA
- the aroE gene encoding shikimate dehydrogenase, translating into MDSNTVLFGVIGDPIRHSKSPIMLNRAFKEKGINCAYAAFHVAPNQLEQAIAGVRGLGFRGLNVTIPHKIEVMALLDELSEGAKAAGAVNTIVNENGRLVGYNTDGIGYVRSLKEEIEPSLTGKTIIVLGAGGAARGIIWALAQENPAAIIIANRTESKASELAASFSLAGKVTSIPWSDLQEACKQADVVINTTSVGMSPNIEKVPLDPSWLRIGSVASDLIYNPLKTEFLKQAELQGCRIHGGLGMFIYQGAYAFEYWTGQPAPVEEMRAVVMESLSIK; encoded by the coding sequence ATGGATAGTAATACCGTATTATTTGGGGTCATCGGAGACCCTATTCGACATTCCAAATCTCCAATTATGCTTAACAGGGCTTTCAAGGAAAAGGGCATTAACTGCGCTTATGCCGCTTTCCATGTTGCGCCAAATCAATTGGAGCAAGCCATTGCAGGCGTTCGTGGCTTAGGATTCAGAGGATTAAACGTAACGATCCCGCACAAGATCGAAGTAATGGCGCTTCTCGATGAATTAAGCGAAGGCGCAAAGGCTGCAGGTGCAGTAAATACAATCGTTAATGAAAATGGTCGTCTAGTTGGCTACAACACAGACGGCATCGGATACGTGCGTTCCTTGAAGGAAGAGATTGAGCCAAGCCTAACCGGCAAAACAATTATCGTGTTAGGTGCGGGAGGTGCGGCTAGGGGAATAATATGGGCTTTAGCTCAGGAAAACCCGGCTGCGATCATTATTGCTAATCGCACGGAATCCAAAGCATCGGAGCTTGCGGCTTCCTTTTCCCTAGCTGGTAAGGTAACTTCAATCCCATGGAGCGATCTTCAAGAAGCTTGTAAGCAAGCGGACGTTGTTATCAATACGACTTCAGTAGGCATGTCTCCTAACATTGAGAAGGTGCCGCTCGATCCATCTTGGCTTAGGATTGGATCGGTCGCCAGTGACTTGATCTACAATCCACTTAAAACCGAGTTTCTTAAGCAGGCTGAGTTGCAGGGCTGTCGTATTCATGGAGGTTTAGGCATGTTCATCTATCAGGGGGCCTATGCTTTCGAATATTGGACTGGCCAACCAGCCCCCGTTGAAGAGATGCGCGCAGTAGTTATGGAGTCTCTATCGATAAAATAG